The Nocardia arthritidis genome has a window encoding:
- a CDS encoding DUF2142 domain-containing protein, translating to MTTSAERAAALAETNGATTEESPAAAKIAAPSRYSRFIRRLFARFGAATIAFAVIATVFGTLFTYQTPAFWGHDEITQFGRAYQVAHGGFLPQRISDDRGVAYGGEVPRSIDALMGYAFEDYNRKIGEPDPMVSDPAAYGRLGSAPISSDTKTVWFTNTAAYSPVPYVPAAVGIRFAELIGLHTGGMVLLTRLAGLLAYLIVVGFGLWALRAHRVQWLAFTVAVLPIAIFQAGTVTADTMTNALAIMFSALLVKALFLGHRLRPVETAALLAATVLLPVSKPTYVLMAMLVVVAPADRLGLRGWLRWLPWVFAGIGAVAFAVWMKIAAPTGEGMGLMRPQAQWHSVKPGEQLHGILTDPGHFLSVFGDSVWLRDQRWFTQFFGELGFAYVDVPALSIVTCLLAFGIAIGTADRMNRDTATFRKTLIVALVVAASVAMIYVTLYMSFTPVDYYIIDGVQGRYFVPLAVLAFAALLRWMPLRLTGSAGRVPTTGAAWTVVIATVVALTAAVLKYTTVVWG from the coding sequence GTGACAACCTCCGCGGAACGGGCCGCCGCGTTGGCCGAAACCAACGGCGCCACAACGGAAGAATCTCCTGCGGCAGCCAAGATCGCTGCACCGAGCCGGTATTCGCGTTTCATCCGGCGGCTGTTCGCCCGATTCGGCGCGGCCACCATCGCTTTCGCGGTGATCGCGACCGTCTTCGGCACGCTGTTCACCTACCAGACCCCGGCGTTCTGGGGACACGACGAGATCACCCAGTTCGGCCGCGCCTACCAGGTGGCGCACGGCGGATTCCTGCCGCAGCGCATATCCGACGACCGCGGCGTCGCATACGGCGGCGAGGTGCCGCGCAGCATCGATGCGCTGATGGGCTATGCGTTCGAGGACTACAACCGCAAGATCGGCGAGCCGGATCCGATGGTCTCCGACCCCGCCGCCTACGGCAGGCTCGGCTCGGCACCCATTTCCTCGGATACCAAAACGGTGTGGTTCACCAACACCGCCGCCTACTCACCCGTGCCGTATGTTCCAGCGGCCGTTGGCATTCGGTTCGCCGAGCTGATCGGCCTGCACACCGGCGGAATGGTCCTGCTCACCCGGCTGGCCGGACTGCTCGCCTACCTGATCGTGGTGGGCTTCGGACTGTGGGCGCTGCGCGCGCACCGGGTGCAGTGGCTGGCGTTCACCGTCGCGGTGCTGCCCATCGCCATCTTCCAGGCGGGCACCGTCACCGCCGACACCATGACCAACGCGCTGGCGATCATGTTCTCCGCGCTGCTGGTCAAGGCGTTGTTCCTGGGCCACCGGCTGCGTCCGGTGGAAACCGCGGCGCTGCTGGCCGCGACCGTGCTGCTGCCGGTCAGCAAGCCGACCTACGTGCTGATGGCCATGCTGGTGGTGGTCGCACCCGCCGACCGGCTCGGACTCCGCGGCTGGTTGCGCTGGCTTCCTTGGGTTTTCGCCGGAATCGGCGCGGTGGCCTTCGCGGTGTGGATGAAGATCGCCGCGCCGACCGGCGAGGGTATGGGCCTGATGCGCCCGCAGGCACAATGGCATTCGGTGAAACCCGGTGAGCAGCTGCACGGAATCCTCACCGACCCGGGTCATTTCCTGAGCGTCTTCGGCGACAGCGTCTGGCTGCGCGACCAGCGGTGGTTCACCCAGTTCTTCGGTGAGCTCGGCTTCGCCTACGTCGACGTGCCCGCGCTGTCCATCGTGACCTGCCTGCTGGCCTTCGGCATCGCCATCGGAACAGCCGACCGGATGAACCGGGACACCGCGACGTTCCGCAAGACGCTGATCGTCGCGCTGGTGGTGGCGGCCAGCGTCGCGATGATCTACGTGACGCTGTACATGTCGTTCACACCGGTCGACTACTACATCATCGACGGCGTGCAGGGCAGGTACTTCGTGCCGTTGGCGGTGCTCGCGTTCGCGGCGCTGCTGCGCTGGATGCCGTTGCGGCTCACCGGAAGCGCCGGCCGGGTGCCCACCACCGGCGCCGCATGGACCGTCGTGATCGCCACGGTTGTCGCGCTGACGGCGGCGGTCCTGAAGTACACGACCGTGGTCTGGGGCTGA
- a CDS encoding glycosyltransferase: MDSTELRIAAVVPCHNEEASVAKVVTDLQAAVPGIVVYVYDNLSTDATAECAGAAGAIVRQETTKGKGNVVRRAFADIEADVYLMIDGDDTYEASAAPLMIKTLLEGPYDHVLGVRKQDEGASAYRAGHETGNKVLNGVVGKVFGENVEDMLSGFRVFSRRFVKSFPAVSREFEIETELTVHSLHLRVPRTAVPVGFRDRPAGSESKLRTYHDGFKILALIIGLARHERPVAFYGLFGTLSWLVSIILTIPIVIEFTQTHEVPRFPTLFLGFTLLLLGSLAWTAGLILDGIRRSRHEAARLVYLRYSAVGAEEPQRGPTLFPLTGNGGDGGAGR, from the coding sequence GTGGACTCCACCGAGCTTCGTATTGCCGCCGTGGTCCCGTGCCACAACGAAGAGGCCTCGGTCGCCAAGGTCGTCACCGACCTGCAGGCCGCCGTGCCGGGGATCGTCGTCTACGTCTACGACAATCTCAGCACCGACGCCACCGCCGAATGCGCAGGCGCGGCGGGCGCCATCGTGCGCCAGGAGACCACGAAGGGCAAGGGCAATGTGGTCCGGCGCGCCTTCGCCGATATCGAGGCCGACGTCTACCTGATGATCGACGGCGACGACACCTACGAGGCGTCGGCCGCGCCGCTGATGATCAAGACCCTGCTCGAGGGCCCCTACGACCACGTACTGGGCGTGCGCAAGCAGGACGAGGGCGCCTCCGCCTACCGCGCGGGCCACGAAACCGGGAACAAGGTGCTCAACGGCGTGGTCGGCAAGGTGTTCGGGGAGAACGTCGAGGATATGCTGAGCGGCTTCCGGGTGTTCTCCCGCCGCTTCGTGAAGAGCTTCCCCGCGGTATCGCGCGAATTCGAGATCGAGACCGAGCTGACGGTGCATTCGCTGCACCTGCGGGTGCCGCGCACCGCGGTGCCGGTCGGCTTCCGCGACCGCCCGGCGGGCAGCGAGAGCAAACTGCGCACCTACCACGACGGATTCAAGATCCTGGCGCTGATCATCGGCCTGGCCAGGCATGAGCGGCCGGTCGCGTTCTACGGGCTGTTCGGCACGCTGAGCTGGTTGGTCTCCATCATCCTGACCATTCCGATCGTCATCGAATTCACCCAAACCCATGAGGTGCCGCGCTTCCCGACGCTGTTCCTCGGATTCACCCTGCTGCTGCTCGGCAGCCTGGCGTGGACCGCAGGCCTGATCCTCGACGGTATCCGCCGGTCCAGGCATGAGGCGGCACGCCTTGTCTACCTGCGGTATTCGGCGGTCGGCGCGGAGGAACCGCAGCGCGGCCCAACTCTGTTCCCGCTCACCGGAAACGGCGGTGACGGCGGGGCGGGCCGGTGA
- a CDS encoding GtrA family protein has protein sequence MSFPEHPASFSEYPAQAEEREAPGVPLLTRVLGALRQGSAFLVVGAIGFLVDAGTYNLLVFWGGEGVLYHAPLPAKIIAIAVATVVTYFGNKWWTFGHKRTDNPAREYLLYAVFNVVAIGLQLGCLGFSRYVLDLSTPLSDNISGTLIGQIVAVVFRYWAYDRFVFVGDRNRK, from the coding sequence GTGTCTTTCCCTGAGCACCCAGCGTCTTTCTCCGAATACCCGGCGCAGGCCGAGGAACGCGAGGCGCCCGGCGTGCCGCTGTTGACCAGGGTGCTCGGCGCGTTGCGGCAGGGCAGCGCGTTCCTGGTGGTGGGCGCGATCGGCTTCCTGGTCGACGCGGGCACCTACAACCTGCTGGTCTTCTGGGGTGGCGAGGGTGTTCTGTACCACGCGCCGCTACCCGCCAAGATCATCGCGATCGCGGTGGCCACCGTGGTGACCTACTTCGGTAACAAGTGGTGGACCTTCGGGCACAAGCGGACCGACAACCCGGCGCGGGAGTACCTGCTGTACGCGGTCTTCAACGTGGTCGCGATCGGCCTGCAGTTGGGTTGCCTGGGGTTCTCCCGCTACGTCCTCGATTTGTCTACTCCCTTGTCGGACAACATCTCCGGGACGTTGATCGGCCAGATCGTCGCGGTCGTCTTCCGTTATTGGGCATATGACCGGTTTGTATTCGTCGGCGACCGGAATCGGAAATGA
- a CDS encoding glycosyltransferase has translation MDQSATQAVTETNQRPTADAAPASLRADHRAPDRLVLQRGIFTGPSAKVSDELYAVFVKGRGDRTRQALRLEKGASAHTNTYFGRFAASYWQRWTTVTEVRAGMVLDVGKEARVRLVASDIAGHRRIIDTAKVTASGPLTLTAPLDQYVDGGALWLEFDAVGGELGITDLAWTSVAPDHMRPVAIAICTFNRAEDCANTVAALASDPTVLAAIDAVYVVDQGTDLVRNRPRYQETAPAFGDKLRYIQQPNLGGAGGFTRGLYEVSAVNEHADVILMDDDILCEPETVLRLNAFANMTVEPTLVGAQMLFLLNPDYLNVGAEEVHLNELRHGQKVPKALRNTSMLKRNQERRVDAGYNAWWTCLIPAEVVARIGLPVPIFFQWDDVEYGIRAREHGFVTVTLPNAAVWHADFYWKDYDDWARYFSTRNSLIVGALHTELDGKAITRKLFRELAEHLVAMQYGLVHTTLQGIEDFLRGPKVLRDGGIAALAAARSSRTDYPETLKHPAATPPVRSADIQIRRAGGEPSRATLVLIKRAIIQWTGRTQRGLVGVTREDAHWWHVSLFDHVVVTDASQSGVRVRQRDKARARQLLLRTIRVLRRLRRELPALQQQYRAAVPELTSRANWERLYGIGD, from the coding sequence ATGGACCAGTCGGCTACCCAGGCCGTAACCGAGACGAATCAGCGCCCGACCGCGGATGCCGCGCCCGCCTCGCTACGCGCGGACCATCGGGCGCCCGATCGGCTCGTGCTGCAGCGCGGCATCTTCACCGGCCCGTCGGCGAAGGTGAGCGACGAGCTGTACGCGGTATTCGTCAAGGGGCGCGGCGATCGGACCCGGCAGGCGCTGCGGCTGGAAAAGGGCGCGAGCGCGCACACCAACACCTACTTCGGCCGGTTCGCGGCGAGCTACTGGCAGCGCTGGACCACGGTCACCGAGGTGCGCGCCGGGATGGTCCTCGACGTCGGCAAGGAGGCCAGGGTCCGGCTGGTCGCCTCCGATATCGCCGGGCACCGCCGCATCATCGACACCGCCAAGGTCACCGCGAGCGGTCCGCTGACGCTCACCGCGCCGCTGGACCAGTACGTCGACGGTGGTGCGCTGTGGCTCGAATTCGATGCCGTCGGCGGCGAACTCGGCATCACCGACCTCGCCTGGACCTCGGTCGCGCCCGATCACATGCGCCCGGTCGCCATCGCGATCTGCACCTTCAACCGGGCCGAGGACTGTGCGAATACCGTTGCCGCCCTTGCCTCCGACCCGACCGTGCTGGCCGCCATCGATGCGGTCTACGTCGTCGATCAGGGCACCGATCTGGTGCGGAACCGGCCGCGCTATCAGGAGACCGCGCCCGCGTTCGGCGACAAGCTGCGCTACATCCAGCAGCCGAATCTCGGTGGCGCCGGCGGTTTCACCCGCGGGCTCTACGAGGTGTCCGCGGTCAACGAGCACGCCGACGTCATCCTGATGGACGATGACATCCTCTGCGAACCGGAAACGGTCCTGCGGCTCAACGCCTTCGCCAATATGACGGTGGAGCCGACGCTGGTCGGCGCGCAGATGCTGTTCCTGCTCAACCCCGACTACCTCAATGTCGGCGCCGAGGAGGTGCACCTGAACGAGCTGCGGCACGGCCAGAAGGTGCCGAAGGCGTTGCGCAACACCAGCATGCTCAAACGGAATCAGGAGCGGCGCGTCGACGCGGGCTACAACGCCTGGTGGACCTGCCTCATCCCGGCCGAGGTGGTGGCACGCATCGGGCTGCCGGTGCCGATCTTCTTCCAGTGGGACGACGTGGAATACGGCATCCGGGCCCGTGAACACGGTTTCGTGACCGTGACGCTGCCCAATGCCGCGGTGTGGCACGCCGACTTCTACTGGAAGGACTACGACGACTGGGCGCGCTATTTCAGCACCCGCAACTCGCTCATCGTCGGTGCGCTGCACACCGAGCTGGACGGAAAGGCCATCACCCGCAAGCTCTTCCGCGAGCTGGCCGAACATCTGGTCGCCATGCAGTACGGCCTGGTGCACACCACCCTGCAGGGCATCGAGGACTTCCTGCGAGGTCCGAAGGTGTTGCGCGACGGCGGAATCGCGGCGCTGGCGGCGGCCAGGTCCAGCCGCACCGACTATCCGGAGACGCTCAAGCATCCCGCCGCGACCCCGCCGGTCCGCTCGGCCGATATCCAAATCCGCAGGGCCGGTGGTGAACCCAGCCGAGCGACGCTGGTGTTGATCAAACGGGCCATCATCCAGTGGACCGGGCGCACCCAGCGCGGGTTGGTCGGCGTCACCCGGGAAGACGCGCACTGGTGGCATGTTTCGCTGTTCGATCATGTCGTGGTCACCGACGCGTCGCAGTCGGGTGTGCGAGTTCGCCAGCGGGACAAGGCGAGAGCGCGCCAACTGCTGTTGCGCACCATCCGGGTGCTGCGCCGCCTGCGCCGCGAACTGCCCGCGCTGCAACAGCAGTACCGCGCCGCCGTGCCCGAGCTCACCAGCCGCGCCAACTGGGAACGCCTCTACGGCATCGGCGACTGA
- a CDS encoding O-acetyl-ADP-ribose deacetylase — protein MITLTLGDITEQRVDAIVNAANSSLLGGGGVDGAIHRKGGPAILAECRALRASRYGRGLPTGQAVATTAGLLPARWVIHTVGPVWSATEDRSDLLAGCYRESLRVADELGAEGVAFPAISTGIYRWPIDDGARIAIETVRAATTSVRRAMFVLFDERAYQAFESALERS, from the coding sequence ATGATCACGCTGACGCTGGGTGATATCACCGAGCAGCGGGTGGATGCGATCGTGAACGCGGCCAACTCGTCGCTGCTCGGCGGTGGCGGGGTGGACGGGGCCATTCATCGCAAGGGCGGGCCCGCGATATTGGCGGAATGTCGGGCGCTGCGGGCGTCGCGGTATGGGCGCGGGCTGCCGACCGGGCAGGCCGTCGCGACCACCGCGGGTTTGCTGCCCGCCCGATGGGTTATCCACACGGTGGGGCCGGTTTGGTCGGCGACCGAGGACCGGTCGGACCTGCTCGCCGGGTGCTATCGCGAATCCTTGCGTGTCGCGGACGAATTGGGCGCGGAGGGGGTGGCCTTCCCTGCCATCTCGACGGGGATCTACCGGTGGCCGATCGATGACGGGGCCCGCATCGCGATCGAAACAGTGCGCGCCGCAACGACATCGGTGCGCCGCGCGATGTTCGTACTCTTCGACGAGCGGGCCTACCAGGCGTTCGAGAGCGCGCTGGAGCGATCGTAA
- a CDS encoding SDR family oxidoreductase: protein MTEPGSKPLAGKTMIMSGGSRGIGLEIAKRAAADGANITLIAKTDQPHPKLPGTIHTAAAELEAAGGRVLPFVGDVRDDDAVAEAVRQTVERFGGIDIVVNNASAIDLSSTDALSMKKYDLMQDINCRGSFLLSKSSLPALRESAAKGRNPHILTLSPPLNLDPKWAGSSLGYTIAKYGMSLTTLGLAEELKGDGIGVNSLWPRTTIATAAVRNLLGGDQMIATSRTPDIYADAAYLVLTSPAKDTTGNFFIDDEVLAAHGITDLDKYRVVPGDTELTTDLFL, encoded by the coding sequence ATGACGGAACCGGGATCCAAGCCGCTCGCGGGTAAGACGATGATCATGTCGGGCGGCAGTCGCGGCATCGGCCTGGAGATCGCCAAGCGGGCGGCGGCCGACGGCGCCAACATCACCCTGATCGCCAAGACCGACCAGCCGCATCCCAAACTGCCCGGCACCATCCATACCGCGGCCGCCGAGCTGGAGGCGGCGGGTGGACGGGTCCTGCCATTCGTCGGCGATGTCCGCGACGACGACGCGGTTGCCGAGGCGGTACGGCAGACGGTCGAGCGGTTCGGCGGGATCGACATCGTCGTCAACAACGCATCGGCCATCGACCTGTCATCGACCGACGCGCTGTCGATGAAGAAATACGACCTGATGCAGGACATCAACTGCCGCGGCAGCTTCCTGCTGTCCAAGTCGAGCCTGCCCGCGCTGCGCGAATCCGCCGCCAAGGGTCGCAATCCGCACATTCTCACCCTCTCCCCGCCGCTCAACCTGGATCCCAAATGGGCGGGCAGCTCGCTCGGCTACACCATCGCCAAGTACGGAATGTCGCTCACCACACTGGGTTTGGCGGAGGAACTGAAGGGCGACGGCATCGGTGTCAACTCGCTGTGGCCGCGCACGACCATCGCCACCGCCGCGGTGCGCAACCTGCTCGGCGGCGATCAGATGATCGCGACATCCCGCACCCCGGATATCTACGCCGACGCCGCCTACCTGGTGCTCACCTCGCCCGCCAAGGACACCACCGGCAATTTCTTCATCGATGACGAGGTGCTTGCCGCACACGGCATAACCGACCTCGACAAGTACCGCGTCGTCCCCGGCGACACCGAACTCACCACCGACCTGTTCCTCTGA
- the rsgA gene encoding ribosome small subunit-dependent GTPase A, giving the protein MVDYDLLIPYGWTESVAAEYDSLLEERCVPARIVRMDRSECDVVTPSGPARATCPRPDSEISGLCTGDWVGIDSENAVRQLLPRRSAIVRASASRRSEPQVLAANVDTVLICVAADDDLDLGRLERMLALVWESNAQPVVVLTKADAAQHIPLDEAQAVAPGAVVVSVSANTGAGLDVLTALLDGTVALLGMSGAGKSTLANALLGAEVFATNAVRAVDKKGRHTTVHRELRPLPSGGTLIDTPGLRGIGLWDAADGIEKTFSDIESLTAQCRFADCAHNGEPGCAIAAALDSGALAARRFDSYRKLARENAWMAARTDKRLQAERSREWKVVARQQRQIYRDRGSRR; this is encoded by the coding sequence ATGGTCGACTACGACCTTCTCATTCCGTATGGCTGGACCGAATCCGTTGCCGCCGAATACGATTCGTTGCTCGAGGAGCGTTGCGTTCCCGCGCGGATCGTCCGAATGGACCGCAGCGAATGCGATGTCGTCACCCCGAGTGGTCCGGCGCGAGCCACCTGTCCGCGGCCGGACTCCGAGATCAGCGGGCTGTGCACCGGCGACTGGGTTGGCATCGATTCGGAAAACGCGGTGCGGCAACTACTTCCGCGCCGGTCGGCGATCGTCCGGGCCAGCGCGTCGCGGCGTTCGGAACCGCAGGTGCTCGCCGCGAACGTCGATACGGTGCTGATCTGCGTTGCCGCCGACGACGATCTCGATCTCGGACGGCTGGAGCGGATGCTCGCGCTGGTCTGGGAAAGCAATGCCCAGCCGGTCGTCGTCCTCACCAAAGCCGATGCGGCGCAACATATTCCACTGGACGAGGCACAGGCTGTCGCGCCGGGCGCGGTAGTAGTGTCGGTCAGCGCGAATACCGGCGCCGGACTCGACGTGCTCACCGCACTACTCGACGGCACGGTCGCACTGCTCGGCATGTCCGGCGCGGGTAAATCCACCCTCGCCAACGCCCTACTCGGCGCGGAAGTGTTCGCCACCAACGCGGTTCGCGCGGTGGACAAGAAGGGCAGGCATACGACGGTGCATCGGGAACTGCGGCCGCTGCCCTCGGGCGGCACGTTGATCGATACGCCAGGACTGCGCGGAATCGGGCTGTGGGACGCCGCCGACGGTATCGAGAAGACCTTCAGCGATATCGAATCCCTCACCGCGCAATGCCGATTCGCCGACTGCGCACACAACGGCGAACCCGGCTGCGCGATCGCGGCCGCACTCGACAGCGGCGCGCTCGCGGCGCGCCGCTTCGACAGCTATCGCAAGCTGGCCAGGGAGAACGCCTGGATGGCCGCCAGAACCGACAAGCGCCTGCAGGCCGAGCGCAGCCGGGAATGGAAGGTTGTCGCCAGGCAGCAGCGGCAGATCTATCGGGATCGCGGCTCTCGCCGCTGA
- a CDS encoding immunity protein Imm33 domain-containing protein, whose translation MSEPLRTTACAAHGHPEFTIIVAGPIIPGYDRWLLSYLEDAVAHGSRFRPGKTLDIGWSTLQVIERPDTTLGLAERTGLNTWSEQVDRTLRDLWYQREVAASVDLTSRLVFPKPSQLVAVRPCGLETSVFVLSRKEPLEVEDSGWHVPCIDKHEHTKSDWMTLYRLTDKMPFVTPFLALPLGTTVYIPWLRTTFTGRIRPKIMLDGEPLVPTPGSYLAMLQADD comes from the coding sequence ATGAGTGAACCGCTGCGGACTACGGCTTGTGCCGCGCACGGCCATCCGGAGTTCACGATCATCGTCGCAGGCCCGATCATTCCGGGATACGACCGTTGGCTGCTCAGCTACCTGGAGGACGCGGTCGCACACGGTTCGCGCTTCCGGCCGGGTAAGACGCTCGATATCGGCTGGTCGACCCTGCAGGTGATCGAGCGCCCCGATACGACGCTCGGGCTGGCCGAGCGGACCGGTCTGAATACGTGGTCCGAACAGGTGGATCGGACACTGCGCGATCTCTGGTATCAGCGCGAGGTCGCGGCCAGCGTCGACCTGACCAGCCGGCTCGTCTTCCCGAAACCGAGCCAGCTCGTCGCTGTTCGTCCGTGCGGCCTGGAGACCTCGGTTTTCGTATTGAGCCGCAAGGAGCCGCTGGAGGTGGAGGATTCCGGTTGGCATGTGCCGTGCATCGATAAGCACGAGCACACCAAATCGGATTGGATGACGCTCTACCGGCTGACGGACAAGATGCCGTTCGTGACGCCGTTTCTCGCGCTGCCGCTCGGCACCACCGTCTATATCCCGTGGTTGCGCACCACGTTCACCGGGCGGATCCGGCCGAAGATCATGCTCGACGGCGAGCCGCTGGTGCCGACGCCCGGGTCGTATCTGGCCATGCTGCAGGCCGACGACTGA
- the glfT1 gene encoding galactofuranosyltransferase GlfT1 produces the protein MSEPTGQDAPIEAGAQVPVDSADAAADSAKDAATQDEPEFAAFEPTNTGADARIIAVVVTHKRRDLLAESLKAVVSQSRPVDHLIVVDNANEPEVADLVREQPIESTYLGSAHNLGGAGGFALGILHALTQGADWVWLADDDGRPEGAEVLATLLNCAARHGLAEVSPVVCDIDDPDRLAFPLRRGVVWRRLRSELGDDDFLPGIASLFNGALISAKAVDLIGVPDLRLFVRGDEVEVHRRLVRSGLPFGTCLQTAYLHPNGAAEFKPILGGRMHTQYPDDPVKRYFTYRNRGYLMSQPGMRKLLPQEWIRFSWFFLVTRRDPAGLREWFHLRSLGRHEQFGKPD, from the coding sequence ATGAGCGAGCCGACCGGGCAGGACGCCCCGATCGAGGCAGGGGCGCAGGTCCCGGTCGACTCAGCCGACGCTGCGGCGGATTCGGCGAAAGACGCTGCGACGCAGGATGAACCGGAATTCGCGGCATTCGAGCCGACGAATACCGGCGCGGATGCGCGGATCATCGCCGTCGTCGTCACCCACAAGCGGCGTGACCTGCTCGCGGAATCGCTGAAAGCCGTGGTCTCCCAGTCCCGGCCGGTGGATCACCTGATCGTGGTCGACAATGCGAACGAGCCCGAGGTCGCGGATCTGGTGCGGGAGCAGCCGATCGAATCGACCTACCTCGGTTCGGCGCACAACCTAGGCGGGGCAGGCGGTTTCGCGCTCGGCATCCTGCACGCGCTGACCCAGGGCGCCGACTGGGTGTGGCTGGCCGACGACGACGGCAGGCCGGAGGGCGCCGAGGTGCTGGCCACCCTGCTGAATTGCGCCGCCCGCCATGGGCTCGCCGAGGTATCGCCGGTGGTCTGCGATATCGACGATCCCGATCGGCTGGCCTTCCCGCTGCGCCGCGGCGTCGTGTGGCGGCGGCTGCGCTCCGAACTCGGCGACGATGACTTCCTGCCCGGTATCGCATCGCTGTTCAACGGCGCGCTGATCTCCGCGAAAGCCGTTGACCTGATCGGTGTTCCGGATCTGCGGCTATTCGTGCGCGGCGACGAGGTGGAGGTGCACCGGCGCCTGGTCCGGTCCGGGCTGCCGTTCGGCACCTGCCTGCAAACCGCATATCTGCATCCGAACGGCGCGGCGGAGTTCAAGCCGATTCTGGGCGGGCGCATGCACACCCAGTACCCGGACGATCCGGTCAAGCGCTACTTCACCTATCGCAACCGCGGCTACCTCATGTCCCAGCCGGGTATGCGCAAACTCCTTCCGCAGGAATGGATTCGCTTCTCCTGGTTCTTCCTGGTCACCCGCCGCGATCCGGCCGGGTTGCGCGAATGGTTCCACCTGCGCTCGCTGGGCAGGCACGAACAATTCGGCAAGCCCGACTGA
- the wzt gene encoding galactan export ABC transporter ATP-binding subunit Wzt/RfbE has translation MTDGVSIETRQAWVEFPIFDAKSRSLKKAFLGKAGGAIGRNQSDVVVVEALRDITLSMKEGDRVGLVGHNGAGKSTLLRLLSGIYEPTRGSARVRGRVAPVFDLGVGMDPEISGYENIIIRGLFLGQTRKQMLSKIDEIADFTELGKYLEMPLRTYSHGMRVRLAMGVVTSIDPEILLLDEGIGAVDADFMKKARLRLQELVARSGILVFASHSNEFLAQLCDSALWIDHGQIRLRGGIEEVVRAYEGPDAGNHVATILREMEAERAAAALVETDTERELEKNQV, from the coding sequence ATGACAGATGGTGTGAGTATCGAAACCCGCCAGGCGTGGGTGGAGTTCCCGATCTTCGACGCGAAATCGCGGTCGCTGAAAAAGGCGTTCCTCGGCAAGGCGGGCGGCGCGATCGGGCGCAACCAGTCCGATGTCGTCGTGGTCGAGGCATTGCGCGACATCACCCTTTCGATGAAGGAGGGCGACCGGGTCGGCTTGGTCGGGCACAATGGCGCGGGCAAATCCACGCTGCTGCGACTGCTTTCCGGTATCTATGAACCAACGCGCGGCAGCGCCCGGGTTCGTGGCCGGGTGGCGCCGGTGTTCGATCTCGGGGTCGGTATGGATCCGGAAATCTCCGGCTACGAGAACATCATCATCCGCGGCCTGTTCCTCGGACAGACCCGTAAGCAGATGCTGTCCAAGATCGATGAGATCGCCGATTTCACCGAACTCGGCAAATACCTCGAGATGCCCTTGCGCACCTATTCCCACGGTATGCGGGTGCGGTTGGCGATGGGCGTCGTCACCTCGATCGATCCGGAGATCCTGCTGCTGGACGAGGGAATCGGCGCGGTGGACGCGGATTTCATGAAGAAGGCGCGACTTCGGTTGCAGGAGTTGGTGGCCCGGTCGGGCATACTGGTGTTCGCCAGCCATTCCAACGAATTCCTCGCTCAACTCTGTGATTCGGCGCTGTGGATCGACCACGGCCAGATCCGTTTGCGCGGCGGCATCGAAGAAGTGGTGCGCGCCTATGAGGGTCCCGACGCCGGAAATCACGTCGCGACCATCCTGCGCGAAATGGAGGCCGAGCGCGCGGCCGCGGCGCTGGTCGAGACGGATACCGAACGAGAACTGGAGAAGAACCAGGTATGA